AAATGTATAAGAAACTTTCTTTCGAAGTAAAAGACGAGTTTATTCGGAGAATGACTAAAAGTTTTGAAGTTAACGATCAAGAAAGAATTCATTATTTATCTAAAATTGATTTTCTAAATACTTTTGATAAAATACCGAGTTCCTTTTATTCTGTAAGGTATAATCAAGGTGATACTGCGAAATATTTGGATAATATAAATATTTTAGTGAATTCTAAAAATTCTAAACAGAAGGGTGAAATAAATGTTCTTTTAGCTTCATTTGAGGCACCAAATGCAAGATTAGGTGGAATTGGAGAATATTTATCTGGAATATTATCGGCTCAGTTAGAAACCTTAAGTAATGTAAATTATAAAGAAAAAATAAAAGGAAGTTTAATCACTCCTTTTTATGATTTTTTAAAGGCAAAATATTCTGAAAAAGCAATTTATGTAGGTATGGTAGATCATTATTTAGATGGAAATATTTATAAAAGTTCTATTTATAAAATTTCAGATAATAATATAGTACAATACTTTGTACAGCCCGATCCAAATTACTCATATATGCGTTCTAATGGTTTAAAAATACAAGGATGGGAAGTTTTTGATGTAGAATTACAAACAAAGCTTTTCAATATCATGAGTAATGAAGCTGGCTGTTTATATTATAATACAGCATTAGTATCATTTTCATCTTTATATAGTGGTGAAAATGGAAATGATTTTTTTGATATTCTACATATTAATGGAAAATTTGTAGCTTATTCAAGTTTAATTCAAAAAAAATATAATCTTAGAAGAGCAGAGGCTGGATTACCTAAAATTGGTATTTTATCAACTTTACATGATAATCACCCAGGGAATTCTTTTGATAAAAGTATTTATAAAAGAATTGGTCTTGAAGACAATAAAGAAACAAATACAAATATTATTGTAATGATGAATGAGAATAGTCATCTTGTAAACTTTGTATCTAAGACGACAGAACAAGAAACTTTGGAACCAAGTTTTTGGCCTGATGGAAATATCATTTCTGATTCTTTAAAAAACTATATGATAAAAATTTATTTGTATCGATTAATAATGGTATTTTATTTAAAAATTTTGATGTCACCAAAAAATCTGTCTTAGGAAAATTATCTGTTAAAGAGGACTACTCTGATTATTATTTACAAAAAATAAATGCGAAGAAGTTGTTATATAAAAAAGGAATTATTGGCTCTGAAACGAAACCATTATTTTTATTTGTAGGAAGGTTTTCTCCAGAAAAAGGTTTAGATGTTTTAGCTGATTTTGCTAAAGATATTATAATAAATAAAAATGGACAGGTTGTCATTATGGGGGCTCTGTCTGGTTATATACCTCTTGAATTATTTGAGTTAAAAAGTTTAGAAAATGATAAAAAGAACTATAATGGATTAATTAAGGTATATACAAGTTATGAAAAAAATCAATTGGAAATTTTAGAAGATATTGAGGCTACAAAAGGAAAAGTTATTCGTTTTGCTTCCGATTTTACAATCGTTCCGTCAGTCATTGAAGCTTCAGGATTAGTTCCAGTTGAAGGCTTAAGTATGGGAAGCGCAACTATTTCTTCATATAAAGAGGGATTGAAAGACCAATGCACTAACCCTTACGGCAATATGCATAATATATTCACTTTTACTTGTATTCCTTTCACGCGTGTTATGGGAAACTCCGCATTATCAGCAAAAAATTTAATTGATAGTCTTAATCAGCCTTTGCATGAATGGAATATGCTATCTAATAAAGAGAAAAAACAGCATCAAGTTTTTTTGATTGAGAATGCTAAAACGTTTGATTGGAATGCGAAAGGTGGGGCATTGGATCAATATATAGATTTATACATAAGAACTATTGAGCTTGCTAATTCTGATTAATTCTTATAATTTAATGCGACTAAAAATACCTTCAAAAAGTTTGTAAGATCATAATAATACATATCTAATTGCAATATTTTATTTGTAGATAAAATACATAAATTATTCAAATTCTAAGAATCATCTCTCACGATGTTTCACGTGAAACATTCTTAAGAAAATGTAATGAGAGGGAAAATCTTGTTTAAGAGAATGGCTCAATATTAAGTAAGGCTACGAAAAGGTGATTCGGTCTTATCAATTGATTATTCTGAAAGCGAAAATGAAAAAGATTTGATTGTTAATAATATCTTGAGCAAAACTATCTGCATAGAATGGGTGTTTAGAAATAGTAAGTTCGTTTAAATCAATTTTGTTATCTTTTTTATTTGGGGGAAAAATGGCAGTTGTTAGATCGAAACTTATTTCAGCGCTCATAAGCAAAAAATTAAATAAAAAAATTGATGAGATCTTATCCATATTAAGACAAGGTTTTGATGTGCAAATTAAAACGGGATATCCTGAAGTTGAATATATAGTTTTAGAGCTTTTGGAGCAGCAGCTAAAAATAAACTCGAGAGAGTTTTTGTTGTTAACGGATTCAAAAAAATTATATGCTCTGAATGAAATGAGCAATGTAGAAGACTCAAGTTTTATGCCTATCGTTTTTGTAGGAAGCACGCAAATTAAAAAGGGGTATGGATTTATTATTATTGAGCTGCCATCTCCTGATCTGCTTTTATCTTCAATACCTTCCGCTATAACTACAATTTTAAATTTCTTCAACTTAAATATTTATATCGATATCTTTGACTCTAATAAATTATTGAGTTTAAAAAAGATAACAATAGTACATGGACTGAATTTACTTATTGACTCTGTTGTGCAAACTGCTTATTTAGGAGGCTTTCGAGGTGATTCTGAGGAGGCTCAGCGCTTTTTAGACCAAACGCAATCTGAGGTGTTGGAAGATTTGGAAAAAAAAGAGGTTTCGCTCGAAAAATGTGCAGAAAAATTCTTTTCTTATGTCCTACTTAGAGGAGAGGATGCTCATAGCTTTCTAAAATCGAGCTTTATTTATTACTCAATTACTTTGCAAGGACTGAGTATGACCCGAGCGAGTCAAATATTTTCAGTTTCAAGAACGACTCTG
The sequence above is drawn from the Fluviispira vulneris genome and encodes:
- a CDS encoding glycogen/starch synthase, translating into MKLLLVLLISSCSFFVQRDKVQSYKSTTSKIDSKELISNVEKLINNKVTFIKIKDFDFYKLNDKDLFFVYVWLEDHKNIHQMYKKLSFEVKDEFIRRMTKSFEVNDQERIHYLSKIDFLNTFDKIPSSFYSVRYNQGDTAKYLDNINILVNSKNSKQKGEINVLLASFEAPNARLGGIGEYLSGILSAQLETLSNVNYKEKIKGSLITPFYDFLKAKYSEKAIYVGMVDHYLDGNIYKSSIYKISDNNIVQYFVQPDPNYSYMRSNGLKIQGWEVFDVELQTKLFNIMSNEAGCLYYNTALVSFSSLYSGENGNDFFDILHINGKFVAYSSLIQKKYNLRRAEAGLPKIGILSTLHDNHPGNSFDKSIYKRIGLEDNKETNTNIIVMMNENSHLVNFVSKTTEQETLEPSFWPDGNIISDSLKNYMIKIYLYRLIMVFYLKILMSPKNLS
- a CDS encoding glycosyltransferase → MLYKKGIIGSETKPLFLFVGRFSPEKGLDVLADFAKDIIINKNGQVVIMGALSGYIPLELFELKSLENDKKNYNGLIKVYTSYEKNQLEILEDIEATKGKVIRFASDFTIVPSVIEASGLVPVEGLSMGSATISSYKEGLKDQCTNPYGNMHNIFTFTCIPFTRVMGNSALSAKNLIDSLNQPLHEWNMLSNKEKKQHQVFLIENAKTFDWNAKGGALDQYIDLYIRTIELANSD